AGGCGATCGCTTCTTGAAAGTTCATCGTTACAGGTTTTTCTAGCAAAATATGCTTGCCTGCTTCGATCGCCATTTTCGCCTGTTCATAGTGAAAGCTTGGTGGTGTAGAGATGGTTACGGCTTGGACTGACTGAAGCGCAAGTAAATCTTCGAGGCGATCGCAAGCATGGGGAATTCCAAACTTATCCGCAATTTGCTGTGCCTTGATGCGATCGCGATGGTAGACCGCGACAACTTCTGTATCTGGATGAATTTGTAGCGCAGGAATATGGATGATCTGTCCAAATCCCGTGCCAATAATACCAACACCAATTTTTGACATATTTCTCACTACTTTAGCGAAATGAAATTTTTTTAGAAATAATGCTTTGCATTATTTCTAAAACTCGATTCCTGCTTGAGCCTTGACACCCTGCTCTCTAAAGGGATGCTTGACCAATTCCATTCTTGTGACCAAATCGGCAACTTCGATCAGTTCTGCAGGTGCACCACGACCAGTCAGAATTACATGGGAATCCGCAGGTTTCTCTTTTAGACCAGCAATCACTGTTTCCACATCGAGATAGCCCAATTTGAGCGCAATATTTACTTCATCCAGTAAAACCAACTTATATTCAGGATTTTTGATGTAGCCAAGTCCCACTTCCCATGCTTCCTTGGTTTTGGCAATATCGCGATCGCGGTCTTGAGTTTCCCATGTAAAGCCCTCACCCAGAGCCTTAAAAACCAGTTGATCTTGCCACATTTCAAAAACTTTCTTTTCCGCAGGCTCCCATGCTCCTTTAATAAACTGGACGATCGCCACTTTGTAACCATGACCAAGCGATCGCAACACCATTCCTAAAGCCGCAGTAGTTTTTCCCTTACCGTCACCTGTATTGACGATGATCAGCCCCTTTTCGAGTTTACGTTCAGCAATCCTTTGATGCTGTACCTCTTGACGGCGTTGCATCTTAACACGATGTTGTTCGGCAGTAAGTTCAGTCATAAGGATTTCTTGTAAGTCGCGATATACCAACATTTTAAAGTGTAATACGCAAACTTGCGATGCTGCTTAGTGATTTTAAAATCAGCATATCCTGATTTTAAAACACCAAAATTAGTCATATAGCCACCGTCGCTTGTGTTAGGACAAAATCAAAACCTAAAAAGAGAGGGACGGCGCGAAGCGCCGTCCCTCTCTTTTGGCTTTTACGTCTTAATACACTTGGCGGTAGCTATATCAAGGGTTATGAGTTTTCATTTTACCTACGGCAAAATGAAAACTGCTATATCATTA
The sequence above is drawn from the Pseudanabaena yagii GIHE-NHR1 genome and encodes:
- the cobO gene encoding cob(I)yrinic acid a,c-diamide adenosyltransferase; its protein translation is MTELTAEQHRVKMQRRQEVQHQRIAERKLEKGLIIVNTGDGKGKTTAALGMVLRSLGHGYKVAIVQFIKGAWEPAEKKVFEMWQDQLVFKALGEGFTWETQDRDRDIAKTKEAWEVGLGYIKNPEYKLVLLDEVNIALKLGYLDVETVIAGLKEKPADSHVILTGRGAPAELIEVADLVTRMELVKHPFREQGVKAQAGIEF